A window of the Haloarcula litorea genome harbors these coding sequences:
- a CDS encoding winged helix-turn-helix domain-containing protein, which produces MEKALWYLFAGSRGGTNRVRIVRDLADRPRNANELAERLDLDYNTITHHLDMLQEHDVVEPGGNDYGRLYFLTDRFERHWETFEEISEEVD; this is translated from the coding sequence ATGGAGAAGGCCCTCTGGTACCTGTTCGCCGGTAGCCGCGGCGGGACCAACCGGGTACGCATCGTTCGCGACCTGGCGGACAGACCACGGAACGCGAACGAGCTCGCGGAGCGGCTGGACCTCGACTACAACACCATCACCCACCACCTCGATATGTTACAGGAGCACGACGTCGTCGAACCCGGCGGGAACGACTACGGACGGCTGTACTTCTTGACCGACCGGTTCGAGCGCCACTGGGAGACGTTCGAGGAGATCAGCGAGGAGGTGGACTGA
- a CDS encoding spondin domain-containing protein: protein MSDRRTRRQFLTGAGSVAVASLAGCGGSDGGSGGGTDTTESEMTGSMTETPTDESMTEATMGQTTFEVVVENVSDGETLSTSMGSVAVPLSPGAYAVHTADVSLFTPMEPASDGLEAVAEDGTPTELAQSLGGMDPVLDGGAFTTPDGADGPAPLTPGDSYSFEVTAGPDADARLSLATMFVQSNDLFYAPPSDGIPLFDDGDPVDRDVTGDLRLWDAGTEVNEPPGEGPNQAPRQSGPDTGTPEGVVREVTDGYDYPDTADVVSLSLSVVERGMEAVTFAATVENASDGETLSTSMGSTAVPLSPGAYAVHTPDVSLFTAGEPASDGLEDIAEDGTPTALARSLGGMDPVLDGGAFTTPQMADGPAPIGPGDRYRFEFTADRDADARLSLATMFVQSNDLFYAPPSDGIPLFDDGDPVEGELTDALRLWDAGTEVNEPPGEGPNQAPRQSGPDTGTPEGVVREVTDGYDYPDTDEVIAVSVTPR from the coding sequence ATGTCAGACCGACGAACGAGGCGGCAGTTCCTGACCGGTGCCGGAAGCGTCGCAGTCGCGTCGCTGGCGGGCTGTGGCGGCAGCGACGGCGGCAGCGGCGGCGGAACCGACACCACCGAGAGCGAGATGACGGGATCGATGACCGAGACGCCCACCGACGAGTCGATGACCGAAGCGACGATGGGCCAGACCACCTTCGAGGTGGTCGTCGAGAACGTCTCCGACGGGGAGACACTCTCGACGTCGATGGGATCGGTGGCGGTCCCGCTCTCGCCCGGCGCGTACGCGGTCCACACGGCCGACGTGTCGCTGTTCACGCCGATGGAGCCCGCCAGCGACGGCCTCGAGGCCGTCGCAGAGGACGGGACGCCCACGGAGCTCGCTCAGTCGCTGGGCGGGATGGACCCCGTGCTCGACGGTGGCGCGTTCACCACGCCCGACGGTGCCGACGGCCCCGCCCCGCTGACGCCCGGAGACAGCTACTCGTTCGAGGTGACTGCGGGCCCCGACGCGGACGCCCGCCTCTCGCTGGCGACGATGTTCGTCCAGTCCAACGACCTCTTCTACGCGCCCCCGTCCGACGGGATTCCCCTGTTCGACGACGGCGACCCCGTCGACCGCGACGTGACCGGCGACCTGCGGCTCTGGGACGCGGGCACCGAGGTCAACGAACCCCCGGGCGAGGGACCGAACCAGGCTCCCCGCCAGTCCGGCCCCGACACCGGCACCCCGGAGGGGGTCGTCCGCGAAGTGACCGACGGCTACGACTACCCCGACACCGCGGACGTCGTCTCGCTCTCGCTGTCGGTGGTCGAGCGCGGGATGGAGGCCGTGACCTTCGCCGCGACGGTCGAGAACGCCTCCGACGGGGAGACCCTCTCGACGTCGATGGGGTCGACGGCGGTTCCGCTGTCGCCCGGCGCGTACGCGGTCCACACGCCGGACGTGTCGCTTTTCACCGCCGGGGAACCGGCCAGCGATGGGCTGGAAGACATCGCCGAGGACGGGACGCCGACGGCGCTCGCTCGGTCGCTGGGCGGGATGGACCCCGTGCTCGACGGTGGCGCGTTCACCACGCCGCAGATGGCCGACGGACCGGCCCCCATCGGCCCGGGCGACCGCTACCGGTTCGAGTTCACCGCCGACCGGGACGCGGACGCCCGCCTCTCGCTGGCGACGATGTTCGTCCAGTCCAACGACCTCTTCTACGCGCCCCCGTCCGACGGGATTCCCCTGTTCGACGACGGCGATCCCGTCGAGGGCGAGCTGACGGACGCGCTCCGCCTCTGGGACGCGGGCACCGAGGTCAACGAGCCCCCCGGCGAGGGGCCGAACCAGGCCCCCCGCCAGTCCGGTCCCGACACCGGCACCCCGGAGGGGGTCGTCCGCGAAGTGACCGACGGCTACGACTACCCCGACACCGACGAGGTGATCGCGGTGTCGGTCACGCCCCGGTAA
- a CDS encoding elongation factor EF-2 has product MGRRKKIVQECETLMDDPEHIRNIAIAAHVDHGKTTLTDNLLAGAGMISDDTAGEQLAMDTEEDEQERGITIDAANVSMTHEYEDQNHLINLIDTPGHVDFGGDVTRAMRAVDGALVVVDAVEGAMPQTETVLRQALREGVKPTLFINKVDRLISELQEGPEEMQQRLLAVIQDVNDLIRGMTEEMDDVEDWTVSVEDGTVGFGSALYKWGVSMPSMQRTGMDFGDIMELERNDKRQELHERTPLSDVVLDMVCEHFPNPVEAQPRRIPRIWRGDDESELAEGMRLVDEDGEVVFMVTDIGIDPHAGEIAAGRVFSGTLEKGQELYVSGTAGKNRIQSVGIYMGGEREEVERVPAGNIAAVTGLKDAIAGSTVSSVEMTPFESIEHISEPVITKSVEAQNMDDLPKLIETLQQVAKEDPTIQVEINEDTGEHLISGQGELHLEVIGQRIERNQGIPINTGEPIVVYREAPQSESREIEGRSPNNHNRFYITIEPLGEDIVEAIKLGEASMDMPELERREALQEAGMDKDTSQNVEHIHGTNVLIDDTKGIQHLNETMELVIEGLEEALDDGPLAAEPVQGSLIRLHDARLHEDAIHRGPAQVIPAVREAVHNALIDADIKLLEPIQEVRIDVPNDHMGAASGEIQGRRGRVDDMYQEGDLMVVEGVAPVDEMIGFSSDIRSATEGRASWNTENAGFQVMADNLQPEKITEIRERKGMKTELPEAIDYF; this is encoded by the coding sequence ATGGGCCGACGCAAAAAGATCGTACAAGAGTGTGAGACACTGATGGACGACCCGGAGCACATCCGGAACATCGCCATCGCCGCTCACGTCGACCACGGCAAGACGACCCTGACGGACAACCTCCTGGCCGGTGCGGGCATGATCTCCGACGACACCGCCGGCGAGCAGCTCGCGATGGACACGGAGGAAGACGAGCAGGAACGCGGGATCACCATCGACGCCGCGAACGTCTCGATGACCCACGAGTACGAGGACCAGAACCACCTCATCAACCTCATCGACACCCCCGGCCACGTCGACTTCGGCGGGGACGTGACCCGCGCGATGCGGGCCGTCGACGGGGCGCTCGTGGTCGTCGACGCCGTCGAGGGCGCGATGCCCCAGACCGAGACGGTGCTGCGCCAGGCGCTGCGCGAGGGCGTCAAGCCCACGCTGTTCATCAACAAGGTCGACCGCCTCATCTCCGAGCTCCAGGAAGGACCCGAGGAGATGCAACAGCGCCTGCTGGCCGTGATCCAGGACGTCAACGACCTCATCCGCGGGATGACCGAGGAGATGGACGACGTCGAGGACTGGACGGTCTCCGTCGAGGACGGCACCGTCGGCTTCGGCTCGGCGCTGTACAAGTGGGGCGTCTCGATGCCCTCGATGCAGCGGACGGGGATGGACTTCGGCGACATCATGGAGCTCGAACGCAACGACAAGCGCCAGGAGCTCCACGAGCGGACGCCGCTCTCGGACGTCGTGCTCGACATGGTCTGTGAGCACTTCCCCAACCCCGTCGAGGCCCAGCCCCGTCGTATCCCGCGCATCTGGCGCGGCGACGACGAGTCCGAGCTGGCCGAGGGGATGCGACTGGTCGACGAGGACGGCGAGGTCGTCTTCATGGTCACCGACATCGGGATCGACCCCCACGCCGGCGAGATCGCCGCGGGCCGCGTCTTCTCCGGCACGCTGGAGAAGGGCCAGGAGCTGTACGTCTCCGGGACCGCCGGCAAGAACCGCATCCAGAGCGTCGGCATCTACATGGGTGGCGAGCGCGAGGAGGTCGAGCGCGTCCCCGCCGGCAACATCGCCGCCGTGACCGGTCTCAAGGACGCCATCGCCGGCTCGACCGTCTCCAGCGTCGAGATGACGCCCTTCGAGTCCATCGAGCACATCTCGGAGCCGGTCATCACGAAGTCCGTCGAGGCACAGAACATGGACGACCTGCCGAAGCTCATCGAGACGCTCCAGCAGGTCGCCAAGGAGGACCCCACCATCCAGGTCGAGATCAACGAGGACACCGGCGAGCACCTCATCTCCGGGCAGGGCGAGCTCCACCTCGAAGTGATCGGCCAGCGCATCGAGCGCAACCAGGGCATCCCGATCAACACCGGCGAACCGATCGTCGTCTACCGGGAGGCACCCCAGAGCGAGTCCCGCGAGATCGAGGGGCGCTCGCCGAACAACCACAACCGGTTCTACATCACCATCGAACCGCTCGGCGAGGACATCGTCGAGGCGATCAAGCTCGGCGAGGCGTCGATGGACATGCCCGAACTGGAGCGCCGCGAGGCCCTCCAGGAGGCCGGGATGGACAAGGACACGTCCCAGAACGTCGAGCACATCCACGGGACGAACGTCCTCATCGACGACACGAAGGGGATCCAGCACCTCAACGAGACGATGGAGCTGGTCATCGAGGGGCTCGAGGAGGCCCTCGACGACGGGCCGCTGGCGGCCGAGCCGGTCCAGGGCTCGCTGATCCGCCTCCACGACGCCCGCCTCCACGAGGACGCCATCCACCGCGGGCCGGCACAGGTCATCCCCGCGGTGCGCGAGGCCGTCCACAACGCGCTCATCGACGCCGACATCAAGCTGCTGGAGCCGATCCAGGAGGTCCGCATCGACGTGCCCAACGACCACATGGGTGCGGCCTCGGGCGAGATCCAGGGTCGCCGTGGCCGCGTCGACGACATGTACCAGGAGGGCGACCTGATGGTCGTCGAGGGCGTCGCCCCGGTCGACGAGATGATCGGCTTCTCCAGTGACATCCGGAGCGCCACCGAGGGTCGCGCCTCCTGGAACACGGAGAACGCCGGCTTCCAGGTGATGGCCGACAACCTCCAGCCCGAGAAGATCACCGAGATCCGCGAGCGCAAGGGGATGAAGACCGAGCTGCCGGAAGCGATCGACTACTTCTAA
- a CDS encoding amino acid-binding protein: MSDSTDEVRSYTVRLELVDEPGELLRALEPIADNGGNLLSIFHERGNVTPRGHIPVEVDLEATPERFDGIVEALRAAGINVIQAGAERYTETLTVVISGHLIDSDLSDTLSRIQESTNATVTDLSLSAPEGTEDASSARIRLATEQGAAEGVMHTIQGIADDKDLRVIEPLAAGGDL; this comes from the coding sequence ATGAGCGACTCGACCGACGAGGTTCGGTCCTACACAGTTCGGCTCGAACTGGTCGACGAACCGGGCGAGCTGTTGCGGGCGCTCGAACCCATCGCCGACAACGGCGGGAACCTCCTCTCTATCTTCCACGAGCGGGGGAACGTCACGCCCCGCGGCCACATCCCCGTGGAGGTCGACCTCGAGGCGACCCCCGAGCGGTTCGACGGCATCGTCGAGGCGCTGCGAGCGGCCGGCATCAACGTCATCCAGGCGGGTGCCGAGCGCTACACCGAGACGCTGACCGTCGTCATCTCCGGGCACCTCATCGACTCGGACCTCTCGGACACTCTCTCCCGGATCCAGGAGTCGACGAACGCGACGGTGACGGACCTCTCGCTGTCGGCCCCCGAGGGGACCGAGGACGCCTCCAGCGCGCGCATCCGACTGGCGACCGAGCAGGGGGCCGCCGAGGGCGTGATGCACACGATCCAGGGGATCGCAGACGACAAGGACCTGCGCGTCATCGAACCCCTGGCCGCGGGGGGTGACCTATGA
- a CDS encoding homoserine dehydrogenase, translating to MRLAVLGAGAVGSSVVELAGDYGHTVTAFADSRSAVVDPGGIDREAALARKERDGIVGDDDPDEAVTADYDALVEATPTTLGDAEPGFGHVEAALARDSHVVLANKGPVAERYADVRALEAESEGSVLFEATVGGAMPVLSTIADFDPEHITAVRGVLNGTANFILSRMAAEGLGYEHVLAEAQDLGVAEADPTFDVDGTDAALKGVIVANVLAGEGREYTLADADVAGIQDIEGSAIELATEDGRTVRLIAEVADGEVRVGPRLVPENAPLAPTGTRNIVQLETEHAGRLNISGRGAGGPETASAVLADVGRLPEL from the coding sequence ATGAGACTCGCCGTGCTGGGTGCCGGCGCGGTCGGCTCGTCGGTCGTCGAACTCGCGGGCGACTACGGTCACACCGTGACGGCGTTCGCGGACTCACGCAGCGCCGTCGTCGACCCCGGCGGGATCGACCGCGAGGCCGCGCTGGCGCGCAAGGAACGCGACGGGATCGTCGGCGACGACGACCCCGACGAGGCCGTGACCGCCGACTACGACGCCCTCGTCGAGGCGACGCCGACGACGCTGGGCGACGCCGAGCCCGGCTTCGGCCACGTCGAGGCCGCGCTGGCCCGGGACAGCCACGTCGTCCTCGCGAACAAGGGGCCCGTCGCCGAGCGGTACGCCGACGTGCGAGCCCTGGAGGCCGAGAGCGAGGGGTCGGTGCTGTTCGAGGCGACCGTCGGCGGCGCGATGCCGGTGCTGTCGACCATCGCCGACTTCGACCCCGAGCACATCACCGCCGTCCGCGGCGTGCTCAACGGCACCGCGAACTTCATCCTCTCGCGGATGGCCGCCGAGGGGCTCGGCTACGAACACGTCCTCGCCGAGGCCCAGGACCTGGGCGTGGCGGAGGCCGACCCAACGTTCGACGTCGACGGCACCGACGCCGCGCTCAAGGGTGTCATCGTCGCCAACGTCCTGGCCGGCGAGGGCCGCGAGTACACGCTCGCCGACGCCGACGTGGCGGGCATCCAGGACATCGAGGGCAGCGCCATCGAGCTCGCCACCGAGGACGGGCGGACGGTCCGGCTCATCGCGGAGGTGGCCGACGGCGAGGTCCGGGTCGGGCCGCGGCTCGTCCCCGAGAACGCCCCGCTCGCGCCGACGGGCACCCGCAACATCGTCCAGCTGGAGACCGAACACGCCGGCCGGCTCAACATCTCGGGCCGCGGCGCGGGCGGCCCGGAGACGGCCAGTGCCGTCCTCGCGGACGTGGGTCGACTGCCCGAACTGTAA
- the tuf gene encoding translation elongation factor EF-1 subunit alpha — MSDEQHQNLAIIGHVDHGKSTLVGRLLYETGSVPEHVIEQHKEEAEEKGKGGFEFAYVMDNLAEERERGVTIDIAHQEFSTDEYDFTIVDCPGHRDFVKNMITGASQADNAVLVVAADDGVQPQTQEHVFLARTLGIGELIVGVNKMDLVDYGESEYKQVVEEVKDLLNQVRFDTENAKFIPVSAFEGDNIAERSDNTSWYDGDILIEALNDLPAPEPPTDAPLRLPIQDVYTISGIGTVPVGRVETGTLNTGDNVSFQPSDVGGEVKTIEMHHEEVPKAAPGDNVGFNVRGIGKDDIRRGDVCGPAEDPPSVAETFQAQIVVMQHPSVITEGYTPVFHAHTAQVACTVESLDQKIDPSSGEVAEENPDFIQNGDAAVVTVRPQKPLSIEPSSEIPELGSFAIRDMGQTIAAGKVLSVDER, encoded by the coding sequence ATGAGCGACGAACAACATCAGAACCTGGCCATCATCGGCCACGTTGACCACGGGAAGAGCACGCTCGTCGGCCGACTCCTGTACGAGACAGGATCGGTACCGGAGCACGTCATCGAACAGCACAAGGAAGAGGCCGAGGAGAAGGGCAAGGGCGGCTTCGAGTTCGCCTACGTGATGGACAACCTCGCCGAGGAGCGGGAACGCGGTGTCACCATCGACATCGCCCACCAGGAGTTCAGTACCGACGAGTACGACTTCACCATCGTCGACTGTCCTGGTCACCGCGACTTCGTGAAGAACATGATCACCGGCGCGAGCCAGGCCGACAACGCCGTGCTCGTCGTCGCCGCGGACGACGGCGTCCAGCCGCAGACCCAGGAACACGTCTTCCTGGCCCGCACGCTGGGCATCGGCGAGCTCATCGTCGGCGTCAACAAGATGGACCTCGTCGACTACGGCGAGTCCGAGTACAAGCAGGTCGTCGAGGAGGTCAAGGACCTGCTCAACCAGGTCCGCTTCGACACGGAGAACGCGAAGTTCATCCCGGTCTCCGCGTTCGAGGGTGACAACATCGCCGAGCGCTCGGACAACACGTCCTGGTACGACGGCGACATCCTCATCGAGGCCCTGAACGACCTGCCGGCTCCGGAGCCGCCGACGGACGCGCCGCTCCGCCTGCCGATCCAGGACGTCTACACGATCTCCGGCATCGGGACCGTCCCGGTGGGCCGCGTCGAGACCGGCACCCTGAACACGGGCGACAACGTCTCGTTCCAGCCCTCGGACGTCGGTGGCGAGGTCAAGACCATCGAGATGCACCACGAGGAGGTCCCCAAGGCCGCCCCCGGTGACAACGTCGGGTTCAACGTCCGCGGCATCGGCAAGGACGACATCCGCCGTGGCGACGTCTGTGGTCCGGCCGAGGACCCGCCGTCGGTCGCCGAGACCTTCCAGGCCCAGATCGTCGTGATGCAGCACCCGAGTGTCATCACGGAGGGGTACACCCCGGTCTTCCACGCCCACACGGCACAGGTCGCCTGTACGGTCGAGTCCCTCGACCAGAAGATCGACCCGTCCTCGGGCGAGGTCGCCGAGGAGAACCCCGACTTCATCCAGAACGGGGACGCCGCCGTCGTCACGGTCCGACCCCAGAAGCCGCTCAGCATCGAGCCGTCCTCCGAGA